From Luteococcus japonicus, one genomic window encodes:
- a CDS encoding Pls/PosA family non-ribosomal peptide synthetase, giving the protein MSAAEPPQPTVVDPLLRGRRAPAPRTLVECFDDVCERFGDQPALDAGGQVLTYDEFSEAAGEVAAELAGLGIGRGDKVGVRVPSGSADLYVAIMGILLAGAAYVPVDADDPDERARTVFEESAAAAVITKDLVVTSRLTAVREPHEDTEPGLADDCWVIFTSGSTGKPKGVAVSHRSAAAFVDAEARLFLQGKPLGPGDRVMAGLSVAFDASCEEMWLAWAYGGCLVPAPRSLVKSGVDLGPWLIANRITVVSTVPTLVSLWPTEAMDRVRLLIVGGEACPPELGARFATASREVWNTYGPTEATVVACAAQLDGTPPVRIGLPLDGWDLAVVDAEGNPVPEGGEGELIIGGVGLARYLDPEKDAEKYAPMPSLGWERAYRSGDVVVNDPAGLLFRGRADDQVKVGGRRIELGEIDSALLQLPGVQGAAAAVRKTASGNALIVGYLTVDETFDKAASLAKLRADMPAALVPRLAVVEDLPTRTSGKIDRDALPWPLPDAEGGDSDLTETGRWVAGIWRDVLGSRPAMPDEDFFTLGGGSLTAAQIVARVRERNPSVTVADVYEHPAIGSFADWFDAQTSPSGRLNEPVHPVPRKTQAGQLAALLGLRTISGLRWLFWLALGCRLAGELGWAFPVTALPVAPWWALTLGWAMLVFPPGRLALSALAARTILRGITPGSYPRGGKVHLRVWLAERVADELGAGLISGAGLVRWYARLLGCDVGRGIDLHAMPPITGHLTLEDGCSIESEVDLSGHWIDGATLHLGHVQVGREARIGARSTLVGGARVGAGAEISPGSAVFGKVPPGEHWSGSPAVRIGEARGPWEARPPARQAWTWLYGLTGIGISLLPVLAIGVGAAVAWPAMSATTSLTGALRAALLWLPLAGLAGYASLVAMVWLWIRALGVGLRPGHHPVQGRQALQAWATMRLMDEARTWLFPLYAGAATTWWLRALGADMGKDAEASTVLMIPSLTSVGAGAFLADDTLIGGYELGGGWLRIEKVKIGKGAFVGNSGMAAPGRKVPKRSLVAVLSAAPRRKKAKAGASWVGSPPAKLRRVENDVDAERTYAPPRRLRVARGLVETCRVLALLTHLGIHLAVAAALFWLAHRIGWWAPALASGVVLLACGAVAVGFAVAAKWLLVGRWKPSEHPLWSGFVWRGELADTFVESVAVPWLLRWIPGTPLLNVYFRSMGAKIGRGVWCETYWLPEHDLIHLAQGATVNKGCVVQTHLFHDRVLSMDTVTLGRGATLGPNSVILPASTLGKHATVGPVSLVMRGESVPDKTRWIGNPIGPWED; this is encoded by the coding sequence GTGAGTGCTGCAGAACCTCCCCAACCCACCGTCGTCGACCCACTGCTGCGGGGCCGCCGTGCCCCGGCCCCCCGCACGCTGGTGGAGTGCTTCGACGACGTCTGCGAACGCTTCGGTGACCAGCCCGCCCTGGATGCCGGTGGCCAGGTGCTGACCTACGACGAGTTCAGTGAGGCCGCCGGTGAGGTGGCCGCAGAACTGGCAGGTCTGGGGATCGGCCGTGGGGACAAGGTGGGGGTGCGGGTGCCGTCGGGCTCCGCAGACCTCTATGTCGCCATCATGGGCATCCTGCTGGCGGGAGCCGCCTACGTGCCGGTCGACGCCGATGACCCCGACGAACGTGCCCGCACCGTCTTCGAGGAGTCCGCGGCGGCCGCCGTGATCACCAAGGACCTGGTGGTCACGAGCCGTCTGACCGCAGTTCGTGAGCCCCACGAGGACACCGAACCTGGTCTGGCCGACGACTGCTGGGTGATCTTCACCTCCGGATCCACCGGAAAACCCAAGGGCGTGGCCGTCAGCCACCGCAGTGCCGCTGCCTTCGTCGACGCGGAGGCGCGCCTCTTCCTGCAGGGCAAGCCGCTGGGCCCCGGGGACCGGGTGATGGCCGGCCTCAGCGTGGCCTTCGACGCCAGCTGTGAGGAGATGTGGCTGGCCTGGGCCTACGGCGGCTGCCTGGTTCCCGCGCCCCGCAGCCTGGTGAAGTCGGGCGTGGACCTGGGGCCGTGGTTGATCGCCAACCGGATCACCGTCGTGTCCACCGTGCCCACGCTGGTCAGTCTGTGGCCCACCGAGGCAATGGACCGGGTCCGGCTGCTGATCGTCGGCGGCGAGGCCTGTCCGCCGGAACTGGGCGCCCGCTTCGCCACCGCGTCCCGCGAGGTGTGGAACACCTACGGCCCCACCGAGGCGACCGTCGTCGCCTGCGCCGCGCAGCTCGACGGCACACCGCCCGTACGGATCGGGCTTCCGCTCGACGGCTGGGACCTGGCCGTCGTCGACGCCGAGGGCAACCCGGTCCCAGAGGGCGGGGAGGGGGAGCTGATCATCGGCGGCGTCGGGCTGGCCCGCTACCTGGACCCCGAGAAGGACGCCGAGAAGTACGCCCCGATGCCCAGCCTGGGCTGGGAACGCGCCTACCGCTCCGGTGACGTGGTGGTCAACGACCCGGCCGGGCTGCTCTTCCGCGGCCGCGCCGATGACCAGGTGAAGGTGGGTGGCCGCCGGATCGAGCTGGGCGAGATCGACTCCGCCCTGCTCCAGCTGCCCGGCGTGCAGGGTGCCGCCGCCGCCGTGCGCAAGACCGCCAGCGGCAATGCACTGATCGTCGGCTACCTCACCGTCGACGAGACCTTCGACAAGGCTGCCAGCCTTGCCAAGCTTCGGGCCGACATGCCTGCTGCCCTGGTGCCGCGGCTCGCCGTCGTCGAGGACCTGCCCACCCGCACCAGCGGAAAGATCGATCGCGACGCACTGCCCTGGCCACTGCCCGACGCCGAAGGCGGAGACTCGGACCTCACAGAGACGGGCCGCTGGGTGGCCGGCATCTGGCGCGACGTGCTGGGCAGTCGCCCCGCCATGCCCGACGAGGACTTCTTCACCCTGGGCGGCGGCTCGCTGACCGCCGCGCAGATCGTGGCCCGGGTCCGCGAGCGCAACCCCAGCGTCACCGTCGCCGACGTCTACGAACACCCGGCCATCGGCTCCTTCGCCGACTGGTTCGACGCCCAGACCTCCCCGTCCGGGCGTCTGAACGAGCCCGTCCACCCGGTACCGCGCAAGACCCAGGCCGGCCAGCTGGCCGCCCTGCTGGGTCTGCGCACCATCAGTGGGCTGCGCTGGCTCTTCTGGCTGGCCCTGGGCTGTCGGCTGGCCGGGGAACTGGGCTGGGCTTTCCCGGTCACCGCGCTCCCGGTGGCACCGTGGTGGGCGCTGACGCTGGGCTGGGCGATGCTGGTCTTCCCGCCCGGCCGCCTCGCGCTGAGTGCACTGGCCGCTCGCACCATCCTGCGCGGCATCACACCCGGCAGCTATCCACGCGGCGGCAAGGTGCACCTCCGCGTCTGGCTGGCCGAACGCGTGGCCGACGAACTGGGAGCCGGCCTGATCTCCGGTGCCGGTCTGGTGCGTTGGTACGCCCGACTGCTGGGGTGCGACGTGGGCCGCGGCATCGACCTGCACGCCATGCCGCCCATCACCGGCCACCTGACGCTGGAGGACGGCTGCTCCATCGAGTCCGAGGTGGACCTGTCCGGGCACTGGATCGATGGCGCCACCCTTCACCTGGGGCACGTCCAGGTGGGGCGCGAGGCGCGGATCGGCGCCCGTTCCACCCTGGTGGGTGGGGCCCGGGTGGGTGCCGGTGCCGAGATCTCACCCGGCTCGGCGGTCTTCGGGAAGGTTCCGCCCGGTGAGCACTGGTCGGGTTCCCCGGCGGTGCGGATCGGGGAGGCCCGCGGTCCGTGGGAGGCCCGTCCGCCGGCCCGCCAGGCGTGGACCTGGCTCTACGGCCTGACCGGGATCGGCATCTCGCTGCTGCCGGTGCTCGCGATCGGCGTCGGGGCGGCCGTGGCCTGGCCCGCGATGTCCGCGACGACCAGCCTGACCGGCGCCCTGCGCGCCGCGCTGCTCTGGCTGCCGCTGGCGGGCCTGGCCGGATATGCGTCCCTGGTGGCGATGGTCTGGCTGTGGATCCGCGCCCTCGGCGTCGGCCTGCGTCCCGGTCACCACCCCGTCCAGGGCCGTCAGGCGCTGCAGGCGTGGGCGACGATGCGCCTGATGGACGAGGCCCGCACCTGGCTCTTCCCGCTCTACGCCGGGGCGGCCACCACCTGGTGGCTGCGCGCGCTGGGCGCAGACATGGGCAAGGACGCCGAGGCCTCCACCGTGCTGATGATCCCGTCGCTGACCAGCGTCGGTGCAGGGGCCTTCCTGGCCGACGACACCCTGATCGGCGGCTATGAGCTGGGCGGTGGCTGGCTGCGGATCGAGAAGGTGAAGATCGGCAAGGGCGCCTTCGTCGGGAACTCCGGCATGGCAGCCCCCGGACGCAAGGTGCCCAAGCGTTCCCTGGTGGCGGTGCTGTCCGCCGCGCCGCGTCGCAAGAAGGCCAAGGCGGGTGCCTCCTGGGTGGGTTCCCCGCCGGCGAAGCTACGACGGGTGGAGAACGACGTCGACGCTGAGCGCACGTACGCCCCGCCGCGCCGGCTGCGGGTGGCCCGCGGCCTCGTCGAGACCTGCCGGGTGCTGGCCCTGCTCACCCACCTGGGCATCCACCTGGCCGTTGCCGCCGCGCTGTTCTGGCTGGCGCACCGGATCGGCTGGTGGGCGCCGGCCCTGGCCAGTGGCGTCGTGCTGCTCGCCTGTGGTGCCGTGGCGGTCGGCTTCGCGGTGGCCGCCAAGTGGCTGCTGGTGGGCCGTTGGAAGCCCTCGGAACACCCGCTGTGGTCCGGCTTCGTGTGGCGCGGCGAACTGGCCGACACCTTCGTCGAGTCCGTCGCCGTGCCGTGGCTGCTGCGCTGGATCCCCGGTACCCCGCTGCTCAATGTCTACTTCCGCAGCATGGGTGCGAAGATTGGCCGTGGCGTGTGGTGCGAGACCTACTGGCTGCCCGAACACGACCTGATCCACCTCGCACAAGGGGCGACGGTCAACAAGGGGTGCGTGGTGCAGACCCACCTCTTCCACGACCGGGTGCTGTCCATGGACACCGTCACGCTGGGACGCGGCGCCACCCTGGGCCCCAACTCGGTGATCCTGCCGGCCTCGACGCTGGGCAAGCACGCCACGGTCGGACCGGTCTCGCTGGTGATGCGCGGCGAGTCCGTGCCGGACAAGACGCGCTGGATCGGCAATCCGATTGGACCGTGGGAGGACTGA
- the pulA gene encoding pullulanase-type alpha-1,6-glucosidase, which translates to MPPLFDMPSAARLATVPSLKIDGARAVWIDEHTIAVPREMDDASGAVRTWRGDDVSDWLLMWSPSAQTSIGEGGVHARDLTTIPLAVNAAGMETRQRALHPHLVGHTVLRVPDQWQRSVAEMLTGQLLVARRTHGRIAELTGLQLGPVIDAVYGRKAYADPQGPTFHDGRIQLGLWAPTARRVDLLLWEPDAGPAPRVETARRRSMMRGPHGTWTARLAGEAVGSRYLFEVHVYVPSTGRLETNLVTDPYSSGLTVDSQRSVLVDLEDPAWMPDDWANSVGPRLVSLADAAVYELHVRDFSMTDALVPEDLRGSYLAFGVDGHGSRHLRRLARAGLNTVHLLPCFDVTSIPEQALQPQPAEEELRMLAPDSPVQQKLVARGAAHDAFNWGYDPYHWGAPEGSYTSRPEAADGARRTREFRQMVHALHGLGLRVVMDQVFTHTGASGQNPFSVLDRIVPGYHHRLDARGAPEGSTAANNVATERLMTERLMVDMVVRWAKHYHVDGFRFDLMGHSSVRNMARVRAALDKLTLTDDGVDGHGVYLYGEGWNFGEVADNALFTQAVQGQLSGTRIATFNDRIRDAVRGGRPFDEDPRRQGFGTGLATDPNGAACNREPERMLGHDTDLLMLGLTGNLADYLVPCTDGTTRRGADIDYGGRPAGYAIEPTDVINYVDAHDNETLWDALLLKLPVGMDMGSRIRMNTLCLATVALGQAPFLWHAGADLLRSKSLDRNSYNAGDWFNRLDWTGEDNGFGHGLPSADDNMTRWHWLRPLLRESSLKPTAEDVMEAARQAEMLLRLRRSTRLFRLGTAELVRTKLSFPLSGTERAVPGVITMHIDDRFGPRIDQDLLGVVVVFNTRGEDVRQEISGLAGERLVINPVQLDGPTDVMRRARFDGGVFEVPARTVAVFNHMPS; encoded by the coding sequence GTGCCTCCCCTCTTCGACATGCCCAGTGCCGCGCGCCTCGCGACAGTGCCCAGCCTGAAGATCGACGGCGCCCGTGCCGTATGGATCGACGAACACACCATCGCGGTGCCGCGAGAGATGGATGACGCCTCCGGGGCGGTCCGCACCTGGCGCGGCGATGACGTCTCCGACTGGCTGTTGATGTGGTCCCCGTCGGCGCAGACCTCGATCGGTGAGGGCGGCGTCCACGCCCGGGACCTCACCACCATTCCCCTTGCCGTGAACGCCGCCGGGATGGAGACCCGACAGCGCGCCCTGCACCCGCATCTGGTGGGTCACACCGTGCTGCGTGTCCCCGACCAGTGGCAGCGCAGCGTCGCGGAGATGCTCACCGGGCAGCTGCTGGTGGCCCGACGTACCCACGGGCGGATCGCCGAACTGACCGGCCTCCAGCTCGGCCCGGTGATCGACGCCGTCTACGGGCGCAAGGCCTATGCCGACCCCCAGGGCCCGACCTTCCACGACGGACGGATCCAGCTGGGACTGTGGGCCCCCACCGCCCGTCGCGTGGACCTGCTGCTCTGGGAGCCCGATGCCGGGCCGGCGCCCCGGGTGGAGACCGCCCGCCGTCGCAGCATGATGCGCGGCCCGCACGGCACCTGGACCGCACGCCTGGCCGGCGAGGCCGTCGGCTCCCGGTACCTCTTCGAGGTACACGTCTATGTCCCCAGCACCGGCCGGTTGGAGACGAACTTGGTCACCGATCCCTATTCCTCCGGGCTGACCGTGGATTCCCAGCGCTCCGTGCTGGTGGACCTCGAGGATCCCGCCTGGATGCCCGATGACTGGGCGAACTCGGTCGGCCCCCGGCTGGTCAGCCTGGCCGACGCTGCCGTCTACGAACTGCACGTCCGTGACTTCTCCATGACCGATGCCCTGGTGCCGGAGGACCTGCGTGGCAGCTACCTGGCCTTCGGCGTCGACGGCCATGGATCCCGGCACCTGCGACGGCTGGCCCGGGCCGGGCTGAACACCGTCCACCTGCTCCCCTGCTTCGACGTGACGAGCATCCCCGAACAGGCTCTCCAACCGCAGCCCGCCGAAGAGGAACTGCGGATGCTTGCCCCGGACAGCCCGGTGCAGCAGAAGCTGGTGGCCCGCGGCGCCGCACACGACGCCTTCAACTGGGGCTATGACCCCTACCACTGGGGCGCGCCGGAGGGCTCGTACACCTCGCGACCGGAGGCCGCCGATGGCGCCCGCCGGACCCGCGAGTTCCGCCAGATGGTGCACGCCCTGCACGGTCTGGGGCTGCGAGTGGTGATGGACCAGGTCTTCACCCACACCGGCGCCTCCGGCCAGAACCCGTTCAGCGTGCTGGACCGGATCGTGCCCGGCTACCACCACCGGCTGGATGCACGTGGCGCGCCGGAGGGCTCCACCGCGGCCAACAATGTCGCCACCGAACGGCTGATGACCGAGCGGCTGATGGTGGACATGGTCGTGCGCTGGGCCAAGCACTACCACGTCGACGGATTCCGCTTCGACCTGATGGGCCACTCCAGCGTCCGCAACATGGCCCGGGTGCGGGCCGCGCTGGACAAGCTGACCCTCACCGATGACGGCGTCGACGGCCACGGGGTCTACCTCTACGGCGAGGGCTGGAACTTCGGCGAGGTGGCGGACAATGCGCTGTTCACCCAGGCCGTCCAGGGGCAGCTGTCCGGCACCCGGATCGCCACCTTCAACGACCGGATCCGCGACGCCGTGCGCGGCGGGCGCCCCTTCGACGAGGACCCTCGACGGCAGGGCTTCGGCACCGGCCTGGCCACCGATCCCAATGGCGCGGCCTGCAATCGCGAACCGGAGCGGATGCTGGGCCACGACACGGACCTGCTGATGCTGGGGCTGACCGGAAACCTGGCCGACTACCTGGTGCCGTGCACCGACGGCACCACCCGCCGCGGAGCGGACATCGACTATGGCGGCCGCCCCGCCGGCTACGCCATCGAGCCCACCGACGTGATCAACTACGTCGACGCGCATGACAACGAGACCCTGTGGGACGCCCTGCTGCTGAAGCTGCCGGTGGGGATGGACATGGGGAGCCGGATACGGATGAACACGCTGTGCCTGGCCACCGTTGCGCTCGGCCAGGCGCCCTTCCTGTGGCATGCCGGGGCGGACCTGCTGCGCAGCAAGTCCCTGGACCGCAATTCCTACAATGCCGGCGACTGGTTCAACCGGCTCGACTGGACCGGCGAGGACAACGGCTTCGGCCACGGCCTGCCCAGCGCCGACGACAACATGACCCGCTGGCACTGGCTGCGCCCCCTACTGCGCGAGAGCTCCCTGAAGCCCACGGCCGAGGACGTGATGGAGGCGGCCCGGCAGGCCGAGATGCTGCTGCGGCTGCGCCGATCCACCCGGCTCTTCCGGCTCGGCACCGCCGAGCTGGTCCGCACCAAGCTGTCCTTCCCCCTCTCCGGCACGGAGCGTGCCGTTCCCGGCGTCATCACCATGCACATCGACGACCGCTTCGGACCCCGGATCGACCAGGACCTGCTGGGCGTCGTGGTGGTCTTCAACACCCGGGGTGAGGACGTGCGGCAGGAGATTTCCGGCCTGGCCGGCGAACGGCTGGTCATCAACCCGGTGCAGCTGGACGGCCCCACCGACGTGATGCGCCGGGCGCGCTTCGACGGCGGGGTCTTCGAGGTGCCCGCCCGTACGGTGGCGGTCTTCAACCACATGCCCTCCTGA
- a CDS encoding 4'-phosphopantetheinyl transferase family protein, with product MTRVWLRRGPAADAHRLVLALAAELAGGRPRLVHACGRCGSDAHGRPVVLCTPRPVHASVARDSSGRLAVVAACLDGPVGVDVEGAGAADFPDFDAVALHPSEAAGDAAERTRLWVRKEAALKARGTGLTVDPRSLAVQQELAWLVDVDLGPGWACAVALGDEAVSGEGPVALEVVAG from the coding sequence GTGACCCGAGTCTGGCTGCGCCGTGGCCCCGCCGCGGACGCCCACCGGCTGGTGCTCGCCCTGGCTGCCGAGCTGGCCGGGGGACGGCCCCGGCTGGTGCACGCCTGCGGCCGGTGCGGCAGCGATGCGCACGGCCGCCCGGTGGTGCTCTGCACCCCGCGCCCGGTCCACGCGAGCGTGGCGCGGGACAGCTCCGGCCGGCTGGCCGTGGTGGCCGCCTGCCTGGACGGCCCGGTGGGCGTGGACGTGGAAGGAGCCGGAGCCGCTGACTTTCCCGACTTCGACGCAGTGGCGCTGCACCCGTCGGAAGCGGCCGGCGATGCGGCGGAACGAACCCGGCTGTGGGTCCGCAAGGAGGCGGCACTGAAGGCCCGCGGCACCGGTCTCACCGTGGATCCGCGCAGTCTTGCCGTGCAGCAGGAGCTGGCCTGGCTCGTCGACGTGGACCTGGGGCCGGGCTGGGCCTGCGCAGTCGCGCTGGGGGACGAGGCCGTCAGCGGCGAAGGACCGGTAGCCCTGGAAGTCGTGGCTGGTTGA
- a CDS encoding M1 family metallopeptidase yields the protein MAAPDPYLSGHGDDRYRVRHYDLRLDYKVTTNRLDEVAVLDVEMVADAKQLELDLSGLQVSKVLVDGTKARHRTRNRKLLVELGAAEAGDRFRVTVNCAGKPRPVPGVHGAAGWEELTDGVLVGSQPQGAPGWFPCNDDAADKATYRIQLDVAQSYHVVANGTLVDQENRGGSTRWVYEMDAPMAPYLATVQIGHYVTTDLSGAPVPVQIVHPPHVAVGAGTAFEHQAEMVRHFVDLFGPYPFRQYRAVVANDVLEIPLEAQGLSSFGRNFARPTWENERLVAHELSHQWFGNSVTASQLADIWLHEGFACYSEWLWADHRAATDPRVLDVQAQAERHHRDLAQEKQGLVLTEPGMPNMFDDWVYKRGALTLHAVRACLGDDAFFRMLQSWTATHAGGIVTTKMFVDHCIEFASDDGFELAATLDAWLNQPRLPGLPVLRR from the coding sequence ATGGCCGCGCCGGATCCGTACCTTTCCGGACACGGCGACGACCGCTACCGCGTGCGTCACTACGACCTGCGGCTGGACTACAAGGTCACCACGAATCGGCTCGACGAGGTCGCGGTGCTGGACGTGGAGATGGTGGCCGACGCCAAGCAGCTGGAGCTGGACCTGTCCGGCCTGCAGGTCTCCAAGGTGCTCGTCGACGGCACCAAGGCCCGCCACCGTACCCGCAATCGCAAGCTCCTGGTGGAGCTGGGCGCCGCCGAAGCGGGGGACCGCTTCCGGGTGACGGTGAACTGTGCCGGCAAGCCGCGCCCCGTGCCCGGCGTGCACGGCGCCGCCGGCTGGGAGGAACTGACCGACGGGGTCCTGGTCGGTTCCCAGCCGCAGGGCGCGCCCGGTTGGTTCCCGTGCAATGACGACGCCGCGGACAAGGCCACCTACCGGATCCAGCTCGACGTGGCCCAGAGCTACCACGTCGTCGCCAACGGCACCCTGGTGGACCAGGAGAACCGTGGCGGCAGCACGCGCTGGGTCTACGAGATGGACGCCCCGATGGCGCCCTACCTGGCCACCGTGCAGATCGGCCACTACGTCACCACCGATCTCTCGGGTGCTCCGGTGCCGGTGCAGATCGTCCACCCGCCGCACGTCGCCGTCGGTGCCGGCACCGCCTTCGAGCACCAGGCGGAGATGGTGCGCCACTTCGTCGACCTGTTCGGCCCCTACCCCTTCCGGCAGTACCGCGCCGTGGTGGCCAATGACGTGCTGGAGATCCCGCTGGAGGCCCAGGGGCTGAGCTCCTTCGGGCGCAACTTCGCCCGGCCCACCTGGGAGAACGAACGCCTGGTGGCCCATGAGCTGTCCCACCAGTGGTTCGGCAACAGCGTCACCGCAAGCCAGCTGGCAGACATCTGGCTGCACGAGGGATTCGCCTGCTATTCGGAATGGCTGTGGGCGGACCACCGCGCCGCCACGGATCCGCGGGTGCTGGACGTGCAGGCCCAGGCCGAACGCCACCACCGGGACCTGGCGCAGGAGAAGCAGGGGCTGGTGCTCACCGAACCCGGCATGCCCAACATGTTCGACGACTGGGTCTACAAGCGCGGCGCGCTGACCCTGCACGCGGTACGTGCCTGCCTCGGCGATGACGCCTTCTTCCGGATGCTGCAGTCCTGGACCGCCACCCACGCCGGCGGCATCGTGACCACCAAGATGTTCGTGGACCACTGCATCGAATTCGCCTCCGACGACGGTTTCGAGCTGGCAGCCACCCTCGACGCGTGGCTCAACCAGCCACGACTTCCAGGGCTACCGGTCCTTCGCCGCTGA
- a CDS encoding GNAT family N-acetyltransferase yields the protein MSSPETPQTPTPPVAPSVRLAMPAEALQISEIQRRAWARDDLQRRMLDEVDLDQMAEVWHRAITRPPLAHFRVLVAVQAFGAAEPGTEPGSTRQRTSVCGFAAVGPSDDPDADPTDSMVAEFCVDPLLAGQGHEDRLMHAAVNTMQADGYLRATWWLLSTDDQMRSWLTEAGWAPDGAHREVGTPDGVLRVKQIRMHTDISPSTGSGNE from the coding sequence ATGTCCAGTCCCGAGACACCCCAGACGCCCACCCCGCCCGTGGCCCCCAGCGTGCGCCTCGCGATGCCCGCCGAGGCCCTGCAGATCTCCGAGATACAACGCCGTGCCTGGGCGCGCGACGACCTGCAGCGTCGGATGCTCGACGAGGTGGACCTCGACCAGATGGCCGAGGTCTGGCACCGGGCCATCACCCGTCCCCCCTTGGCACACTTCCGCGTCCTGGTGGCCGTGCAGGCCTTTGGCGCGGCCGAGCCGGGAACCGAGCCCGGCAGCACTCGCCAGCGCACCTCCGTCTGCGGTTTCGCCGCCGTGGGGCCCAGTGATGACCCGGATGCGGACCCGACGGACTCGATGGTGGCCGAATTCTGCGTCGACCCGCTGCTGGCGGGGCAGGGGCACGAGGACCGCCTGATGCACGCCGCGGTCAACACCATGCAGGCAGACGGCTACCTGCGCGCCACCTGGTGGTTGCTGTCCACCGACGACCAGATGCGTTCCTGGCTCACCGAGGCGGGTTGGGCGCCGGATGGTGCCCACCGTGAGGTGGGCACCCCGGATGGTGTGCTGCGGGTCAAGCAGATCCGCATGCACACCGACATCTCCCCCTCGACAGGCTCGGGGAACGAGTAG
- the dapB gene encoding 4-hydroxy-tetrahydrodipicolinate reductase translates to MTRVAVFGANGRMGAEVCRAVQKASGLELVAAVDVGDPHEEAEKADVIVDFTHPDAVMENLKWCIDHGKHAVVGTTGFTDERLDQLRGWLSEKPEVGILIASNFSIGAVLMMHFAKQAARYYPSVEIIELHHTQKADAPSGTADTTAGMIAEAREKAGLGEVPDATTIDPDGARGAVVDGIHVHSVRLQGLIAHQEVLFGQDGETLTIRHDSMNRASYMPGVIMGVENVAEHPGLTLGIEALLGLA, encoded by the coding sequence GTGACGCGAGTCGCAGTTTTTGGTGCCAATGGACGCATGGGAGCGGAGGTGTGCCGTGCGGTGCAGAAGGCCTCTGGGCTGGAGCTGGTGGCGGCCGTCGACGTTGGTGATCCGCACGAGGAGGCGGAGAAGGCCGACGTCATCGTCGACTTCACGCACCCCGATGCGGTGATGGAGAACCTGAAGTGGTGCATCGACCACGGCAAGCACGCCGTCGTCGGCACGACGGGTTTCACCGACGAGCGCCTTGACCAGTTGCGCGGCTGGTTGTCCGAGAAGCCCGAGGTGGGAATCCTGATCGCCTCCAACTTCTCGATCGGTGCCGTGCTGATGATGCACTTCGCCAAGCAGGCCGCCCGGTACTACCCGAGCGTGGAGATCATCGAGTTGCACCACACCCAGAAGGCCGATGCTCCCTCCGGCACCGCCGACACCACCGCCGGGATGATCGCCGAGGCACGCGAAAAGGCAGGGCTGGGTGAGGTTCCCGACGCGACCACGATCGACCCCGATGGTGCCCGCGGCGCCGTCGTCGACGGCATCCACGTGCACTCGGTGCGCCTGCAGGGCCTGATCGCCCACCAGGAGGTGCTCTTCGGCCAGGACGGCGAGACGCTGACCATCCGGCATGACTCGATGAACCGAGCCTCCTACATGCCCGGGGTGATCATGGGCGTCGAGAATGTCGCCGAGCACCCGGGGCTGACCCTGGGAATCGAGGCGCTGCTCGGCCTGGCCTAG